In Thermoleophilia bacterium, the following proteins share a genomic window:
- a CDS encoding dihydrofolate reductase family protein, with translation MRKIVYMGQVSIDGYYEDSTGDFSWAEPDEEIHRFTNDVIRQAGASLMGRRMYETMEPHWTEVAANRPGPDYADEFAQAWVETPRYVFSRTLDSVPDGLTLVSGDIEAEVRRLKEMPGGPIDVGGPGLANSLAEFDLIDELLMVVFPVVIGGGKPYLGPNFAGKKWALVEQSKFSSGVPLMRYERVRQ, from the coding sequence ATGCGCAAGATCGTCTACATGGGGCAAGTCTCGATCGACGGCTACTACGAGGACAGCACTGGTGACTTCAGCTGGGCCGAACCCGACGAGGAGATTCACCGATTCACGAACGACGTCATTCGACAGGCCGGAGCCTCCCTCATGGGCCGGCGCATGTACGAAACCATGGAGCCCCATTGGACCGAAGTGGCCGCGAACCGGCCGGGGCCGGACTACGCCGACGAGTTTGCCCAGGCCTGGGTGGAGACTCCGCGTTACGTCTTCTCCCGGACCCTCGATTCGGTCCCTGACGGCCTGACTCTGGTCTCCGGGGATATCGAGGCTGAAGTCAGGCGCCTGAAGGAAATGCCGGGCGGTCCGATCGACGTAGGTGGACCCGGTCTGGCCAACAGCCTCGCCGAGTTCGACCTGATCGACGAATTGCTGATGGTGGTCTTTCCGGTGGTCATCGGTGGCGGCAAGCCTTACCTCGGGCCCAACTTCGCCGGCAAGAAGTGGGCGCTCGTCGAGCAGTCGAAGTTCAGCTCGGGGGTACCGCTGATGCGATACGAGCGCGTTCGGCAGTAA
- the cofE gene encoding coenzyme F420-0:L-glutamate ligase: MDAQGGILIQAVPGIPEIEPGTNLGVTISERIDLTDYDIIALSQKVVSKAEERIVSLDTVTPSAKAEDLASELNKDPAVVELILSESTAIIRKDAERSILIVETVHGFICANAGIDSSNLAESGTVALLPKDSDRSARRIRAEIEDAVGVRPALIISDSFGRAWRHGQSEVAIGCAGIDPLDDWRGLPDRSGNNLEATNIAVVDQMAAAADIARSKTSGTPAVRLRGLERFVQVEDGAGCFPQLRKPEDDLFR; encoded by the coding sequence ATGGACGCACAGGGAGGGATATTGATTCAGGCAGTTCCCGGAATCCCGGAAATCGAGCCGGGGACGAACCTCGGTGTCACGATCTCTGAGCGCATCGACCTGACCGACTACGACATCATCGCCCTGTCGCAGAAAGTCGTATCCAAGGCGGAAGAGCGCATCGTCAGCCTGGATACGGTGACCCCGAGCGCCAAGGCCGAAGATCTCGCGAGCGAACTCAATAAAGACCCCGCTGTGGTCGAACTGATCCTCAGCGAAAGCACAGCGATCATCCGGAAGGATGCCGAGCGAAGCATCCTGATCGTTGAAACCGTCCACGGCTTCATTTGCGCCAATGCGGGAATCGACTCTTCCAATCTGGCTGAGTCCGGAACTGTCGCGTTGCTGCCGAAAGACTCAGACCGTTCAGCCCGGCGGATCAGGGCCGAGATCGAAGACGCGGTCGGAGTGCGGCCGGCGCTGATCATCTCCGACAGCTTCGGGCGCGCGTGGCGTCATGGGCAGTCCGAGGTCGCGATCGGCTGCGCCGGCATTGACCCGCTCGACGACTGGCGTGGTCTGCCCGACCGGTCCGGCAACAACCTCGAAGCGACGAACATCGCGGTAGTCGACCAGATGGCTGCCGCCGCCGACATCGCCCGCAGCAAGACAAGCGGCACTCCCGCCGTTCGCCTGCGAGGCCTCGAGCGTTTCGTCCAGGTCGAAGACGGCGCCGGCTGCTTCCCGCAGCTACGGAAGCCCGAAGACGACCTCTTCCGTTAG
- the cofC gene encoding 2-phospho-L-lactate guanylyltransferase, translating into MKSVAIVTAKRFTAAKQRLAGSIDETLRLALVEAMLGDVLESVGRAKTVGQVLVVTGEGRAEELARDSGAEVIHDPDDASHSQAASMGISRALELGAPSVALLPGDCPLLDPRELDRLLTGLPTPFVSVVPDRHGTGTNALALSPPDAIVPAFGEGSCQRHLDLARAAGIPHTTEELPTLALDLDTPADFVALTTRLDLNQGEAPRTAKVLGI; encoded by the coding sequence ATGAAATCGGTCGCGATCGTCACGGCCAAGCGCTTCACCGCCGCCAAGCAGCGGCTGGCCGGTTCGATCGACGAAACACTGCGGCTGGCACTGGTTGAAGCGATGCTGGGCGACGTGCTCGAATCGGTCGGCCGCGCGAAGACCGTGGGGCAGGTGCTCGTGGTCACCGGAGAGGGCCGTGCCGAGGAGCTCGCCCGGGATTCCGGCGCCGAGGTGATCCACGACCCCGACGACGCCAGCCATTCCCAGGCCGCGTCGATGGGCATCAGCCGGGCCCTTGAGCTCGGCGCGCCGAGCGTGGCCCTGCTGCCGGGAGACTGTCCGCTGCTCGACCCCCGCGAGCTGGACCGCCTGCTGACCGGACTTCCGACTCCATTCGTGAGCGTCGTCCCGGACCGCCACGGAACCGGGACCAACGCCCTGGCGCTCTCGCCGCCTGATGCGATCGTCCCGGCCTTCGGAGAGGGCAGCTGCCAGCGCCATCTGGACCTGGCTCGGGCGGCAGGGATCCCCCACACAACTGAAGAATTGCCAACTCTGGCCCTTGACCTCGATACGCCGGCCGACTTCGTGGCCCTGACCACCAGGCTTGATCTGAATCAGGGCGAGGCGCCGCGCACCGCTAAGGTTCTTGGCATCTGA
- the cofD gene encoding 2-phospho-L-lactate transferase: MKTILLAGGTGGAKLAAGMQAVIGSDLTVIANTGDDIEILGAHVSPDPDLVTYWLADQVDQVRGWGIKDDSFRVFERMSRLGAPNWFSLSDLDLAACLYRRNFIDEGGRQTDAQLQIGRGMGVAANVLPMSDDPVRTRILSSGEWRGLQEYLILEGGQTEVEGVELTGIAEAAPTPEVASAIADAELIVLGPSNPVISIGPILAVPGMKDLITGADAPVIAVSPYVAGKVVKGPTDHFMRAISRPTTAAGVASLYEGLIDAMICDAADPDPAPDSVRSFSTDTLMHSTESRATVARAVLKVGAQLVGE, translated from the coding sequence GTGAAGACGATCCTGCTCGCCGGAGGCACCGGCGGTGCCAAGCTCGCGGCCGGCATGCAGGCGGTCATCGGCTCTGACCTCACCGTGATCGCCAACACCGGCGACGACATCGAGATCCTCGGGGCACACGTTTCGCCCGACCCCGATCTCGTCACCTACTGGCTCGCGGACCAGGTCGACCAGGTCCGGGGCTGGGGCATCAAGGACGACTCCTTCCGCGTGTTCGAGCGCATGTCCCGGCTGGGCGCCCCCAACTGGTTCTCGCTCTCCGACCTCGACCTCGCCGCGTGCCTGTACCGGCGCAACTTCATCGACGAAGGCGGGCGCCAGACCGATGCCCAGCTCCAAATCGGGCGGGGCATGGGCGTCGCCGCCAACGTGCTGCCGATGTCCGACGATCCGGTGCGGACCCGAATCCTCAGCAGCGGCGAGTGGCGCGGCCTCCAGGAGTACCTGATCCTCGAAGGCGGCCAGACCGAAGTCGAGGGTGTCGAGCTGACGGGCATCGCCGAAGCCGCCCCGACCCCCGAGGTGGCCTCCGCCATCGCCGACGCCGAACTGATCGTCCTCGGACCGTCGAACCCGGTGATCAGCATCGGGCCGATCCTCGCCGTCCCCGGAATGAAAGACCTGATCACTGGTGCGGACGCCCCGGTGATCGCGGTCAGTCCTTACGTCGCCGGCAAGGTCGTCAAGGGGCCGACCGACCACTTCATGCGGGCCATCTCGCGGCCGACCACCGCAGCCGGCGTGGCCTCTCTGTACGAAGGACTGATCGACGCGATGATCTGCGACGCGGCCGATCCCGATCCCGCACCAGACTCCGTGCGCTCGTTCTCGACCGACACCCTCATGCACAGCACCGAAAGCCGCGCGACCGTGGCCCGCGCAGTGCTCAAGGTGGGCGCACAGCTGGTCGGAGAATGA
- the npdG gene encoding NADPH-dependent F420 reductase, translating to MSDNGDTQTIPVIGGTGALGSGLAKRWARSGARVIIGSRDAGRAQEAAEKIAAESGGDVVGMSNEDAAQAADIVFLTVPFRNQSEYMTNLKDVLSAGQILVDCSVPLAAAISGKATRTIGIWQGSAAQQAQEMAPEGVTVVSALHTVGAPGLANLDTELGEDVPICGDRKADKARVAKLIARIEGLRPVNAGALETSRIVEQLTPLLISINIRYKTHAGIQFTGLPEGDPFS from the coding sequence GTGAGCGATAACGGCGACACCCAGACAATTCCTGTAATCGGCGGCACCGGAGCTCTCGGCTCGGGACTCGCAAAGCGCTGGGCCAGGAGCGGGGCGCGAGTCATCATCGGATCCCGGGACGCCGGGCGCGCCCAGGAGGCGGCCGAGAAGATCGCCGCCGAGTCCGGAGGCGACGTCGTAGGCATGAGCAATGAAGACGCAGCCCAAGCTGCCGACATCGTTTTCCTCACTGTGCCATTCCGTAACCAGTCGGAATACATGACCAACTTGAAGGACGTGCTGAGCGCAGGCCAGATCCTGGTCGACTGCTCGGTGCCCCTTGCGGCGGCGATCAGCGGCAAAGCGACCCGGACGATCGGCATCTGGCAGGGCTCGGCCGCGCAGCAGGCGCAGGAGATGGCACCGGAAGGCGTCACCGTCGTTTCCGCACTCCACACGGTCGGCGCTCCCGGCCTGGCGAACCTCGACACCGAGCTCGGCGAAGACGTACCGATCTGTGGTGACCGGAAGGCCGACAAGGCGCGGGTCGCCAAGCTGATCGCGAGGATCGAAGGCCTGCGCCCGGTCAACGCCGGTGCGCTTGAGACTTCGAGGATCGTCGAGCAACTCACCCCGCTCCTGATTTCGATCAACATCCGATACAAGACCCACGCCGGAATCCAGTTCACCGGACTGCCGGAGGGCGACCCCTTCTCGTGA
- a CDS encoding hydroxymethylglutaryl-CoA lyase, with the protein MSGFGDGFPESIRIREVGPRDGFQNEPEIIDTAHKIELIDLLTATGLERIEITSFVRPDVIPQLSDAHEVLAGIQRPEGVSFSVLIPNNRGLEIALEQGDRFDETNFFMSASETHNMKNVRRTIEDSLTHLEETIPRAHDAGKRCEGVISTSFGCPYEGDVPRDRVFAIAERLIAAGCDEIGFGDTTGMANPVQVRRFFEEAMSRFEGAELTAHFHDTRGQGLANVLSALDQGIESFESSFGELGGCVVPVGATGNIASEDLISMVGEMGIETGVDLPKLLEASARAQEILGRPLGSHVLKAGPVDWHRG; encoded by the coding sequence GTGAGCGGCTTCGGCGACGGGTTCCCCGAGAGCATCCGGATCCGCGAGGTCGGGCCGAGGGACGGGTTCCAGAACGAACCCGAGATCATCGACACCGCGCACAAGATCGAACTGATCGACCTGCTCACGGCGACCGGGTTGGAACGCATCGAGATCACTTCGTTCGTCCGGCCGGACGTGATCCCACAGCTCTCCGACGCGCACGAGGTACTCGCCGGGATCCAGAGGCCGGAAGGCGTCTCGTTCTCGGTGCTGATCCCGAACAACCGGGGGCTCGAGATTGCCCTCGAGCAGGGTGATCGCTTCGACGAGACCAACTTCTTCATGTCAGCGTCAGAGACCCACAACATGAAGAACGTCCGCCGCACGATCGAAGACTCGCTGACCCACCTCGAGGAGACAATCCCCAGGGCGCACGACGCCGGCAAGCGCTGCGAAGGCGTGATCTCGACCTCTTTCGGCTGCCCCTACGAAGGGGATGTGCCGCGCGATCGTGTCTTTGCGATCGCCGAGCGGCTGATCGCCGCCGGTTGCGACGAGATCGGATTCGGTGACACCACCGGTATGGCCAACCCGGTTCAGGTCCGCCGTTTCTTCGAGGAGGCGATGTCCCGTTTTGAAGGGGCCGAGCTGACCGCCCACTTCCACGACACCCGCGGCCAGGGCCTGGCCAACGTGCTGAGCGCGCTCGATCAGGGCATCGAATCCTTCGAGTCGAGCTTCGGCGAACTCGGCGGATGTGTGGTCCCGGTCGGCGCCACCGGCAACATCGCCAGCGAGGACCTGATCTCGATGGTCGGTGAGATGGGCATCGAGACCGGGGTGGACCTGCCGAAGCTGCTCGAGGCATCGGCGCGGGCCCAGGAGATCCTCGGCCGCCCGCTCGGCTCCCATGTGCTGAAAGCCGGCCCCGTAGATTGGCATCGGGGATAA
- a CDS encoding nuclear transport factor 2 family protein, whose product MRSDGFKAAAEAKDFEAGRHLFTDDVVFRSPFVHKPYEGVDALGFLLGNVAQVFENFRYLSQVETGDTAVLVFEADVKGRQLQGVDIMKFNDDGKITELTVMVRPMTGLEALGEEMGRRIEASGVQA is encoded by the coding sequence ATGAGAAGCGATGGATTCAAAGCGGCTGCAGAGGCAAAGGACTTCGAGGCGGGCAGGCACCTGTTCACGGACGATGTCGTGTTCCGCAGTCCGTTCGTTCACAAGCCTTATGAAGGGGTCGATGCCCTCGGCTTCCTGCTCGGCAACGTCGCCCAGGTGTTCGAGAACTTCCGTTACCTGTCGCAGGTCGAGACGGGTGACACGGCCGTGCTGGTCTTCGAGGCCGACGTCAAGGGACGCCAGCTTCAAGGGGTCGACATCATGAAGTTCAACGATGACGGCAAGATCACCGAGCTCACGGTGATGGTCCGCCCGATGACCGGCCTCGAAGCTCTTGGCGAAGAGATGGGTCGTCGTATCGAAGCTTCAGGCGTTCAGGCCTGA
- a CDS encoding 3-hydroxybutyryl-CoA dehydrogenase, with protein MEIKKVGVAGCGLMGHGIAQVSAQAGYDVVVAESSQEKLDAGIAKITKQLGRAVEKGKLEQSAADEILGRINPTLDLSDFADCDLVIEAITEDLDLKLELWKQLDEVVKAEAYFATNTSSLPVINQAAATTRPTQFLGLHFFNPVQVMPLLEVIQSVTTSPETIGVGLAYGEKLKKQTVETKDKAGFIVNRLLVPYLLDGIRGLEEGIGSIDEIDAAMKAGAGHPMGPLTLADFVGLDTLMSISNVMFDEFRERRFAAPPTLRKMVAAGFYGKKSGRGFYDYSGDKPVSVNPGL; from the coding sequence ATGGAGATCAAGAAGGTTGGGGTCGCTGGTTGCGGCCTGATGGGTCACGGAATCGCCCAGGTCAGCGCCCAGGCGGGTTATGACGTCGTCGTCGCCGAGTCCTCGCAGGAGAAGCTCGACGCCGGCATCGCGAAGATCACCAAGCAGCTCGGCCGCGCGGTAGAGAAGGGCAAGCTCGAACAGTCCGCCGCCGACGAGATCCTCGGCCGGATCAACCCGACCCTCGACCTGAGCGACTTCGCCGATTGCGACCTGGTCATCGAAGCGATCACCGAGGACCTCGACCTTAAGCTCGAACTCTGGAAGCAGCTGGATGAAGTGGTCAAGGCCGAGGCCTACTTCGCGACCAACACTTCGTCGCTGCCGGTCATCAACCAGGCCGCCGCGACCACCCGTCCGACCCAGTTCCTCGGCCTCCATTTCTTCAACCCGGTCCAGGTCATGCCGCTGCTCGAGGTCATCCAGTCGGTTACCACCTCGCCCGAGACGATCGGCGTCGGTCTCGCTTACGGCGAGAAGCTGAAGAAGCAGACCGTCGAGACCAAGGACAAGGCCGGTTTCATCGTCAACCGCCTGTTGGTCCCGTACCTGCTTGACGGCATTCGCGGGCTCGAAGAAGGAATCGGCTCGATCGACGAGATCGACGCGGCGATGAAGGCCGGAGCCGGCCACCCGATGGGTCCGCTGACGCTCGCCGACTTCGTCGGCCTCGACACCCTGATGTCGATCTCGAACGTGATGTTCGACGAGTTCCGCGAGCGCCGCTTCGCCGCCCCGCCGACCCTTCGCAAGATGGTCGCCGCCGGTTTCTACGGCAAGAAGTCCGGTCGTGGCTTCTACGACTACTCCGGTGACAAGCCGGTCTCGGTCAACCCCGGGCTTTAG
- a CDS encoding acyl-CoA carboxylase subunit beta: MPKVDLDPALLAALGGGPERHHAKSEEQGKLPVRERVSLLVDEGSFVEDALLANWDQEGLGADGVVTGTALVEGRPVALMANDPTVKAGSWGPKTVEKILRMQERAIKLEIPMVYLVDSAGARITEQVQMFPGRRGAGRIFYNEVKMSGRVPQVCLLFGPSAAGGAYIPAFCDVVIMRSGNASMYLGSPRMAEMVIGETVSLEELGGAKMHTSKSGCGHFLVKTDEEAIETGRRYLSYMPTSWRDTSPVVEAKAPSSGQPLAEIIPIDENVIFDMRKLLDSLLDADSFTQVHERWAKELIVGYGRLDGKVVGVVANQPRQKGGVLFVDSADKAARFISTCNAFNIPLLFLADVPGFMIGTAVERQGIIRHGAKMISAVSEATVPKISVVVRKAYGAGLYAMAGPAFEPDSCIALTNASIAVMGPQAAVNAVFYNQIQAIEDEGEREQFVKEKREEYAKGVDLLHLASEMVIDAVIDPETLREELISRFTLAEGRDRSFTERRSPITPA, encoded by the coding sequence GTGCCCAAAGTAGATCTCGACCCGGCGCTGCTTGCCGCCCTGGGCGGCGGGCCCGAGCGGCACCACGCCAAGTCGGAAGAGCAGGGCAAGCTGCCCGTGCGTGAGCGCGTCTCACTGCTGGTCGACGAAGGCAGCTTCGTCGAGGACGCATTGCTCGCCAACTGGGACCAGGAGGGTCTCGGGGCGGACGGCGTGGTCACCGGTACCGCTCTGGTCGAAGGCCGGCCGGTCGCCCTGATGGCGAACGATCCGACAGTCAAGGCCGGGTCCTGGGGCCCGAAGACCGTCGAGAAGATCCTGCGCATGCAGGAGCGGGCGATCAAGCTCGAGATCCCGATGGTCTACCTGGTCGATTCGGCCGGCGCGCGGATCACCGAACAGGTCCAGATGTTCCCCGGGCGGCGCGGCGCCGGCCGGATCTTCTACAACGAAGTCAAGATGTCGGGCCGGGTCCCGCAGGTCTGTCTGCTGTTCGGTCCGAGCGCCGCCGGTGGTGCCTACATCCCGGCCTTCTGCGACGTCGTGATCATGCGATCCGGCAACGCCTCGATGTACCTCGGCTCACCGCGCATGGCCGAGATGGTGATCGGGGAGACCGTCTCTCTCGAGGAGCTCGGTGGCGCCAAGATGCACACTTCGAAGTCGGGCTGCGGCCACTTCCTGGTCAAGACCGATGAAGAGGCGATCGAGACCGGTCGCCGCTACCTGTCGTACATGCCGACTTCGTGGAGGGACACGTCGCCGGTAGTGGAAGCGAAGGCGCCATCGTCGGGCCAGCCGCTCGCGGAGATCATCCCGATCGATGAGAACGTCATCTTCGACATGCGCAAGCTGCTCGATTCGCTGCTCGACGCCGATTCGTTCACCCAGGTCCACGAGCGCTGGGCCAAGGAGCTGATCGTCGGTTACGGCCGGCTCGACGGCAAGGTCGTCGGCGTGGTCGCCAACCAGCCGCGCCAGAAGGGCGGCGTGCTGTTCGTCGACTCGGCGGACAAAGCCGCGCGTTTCATCAGCACCTGCAACGCCTTCAACATTCCATTGCTCTTCCTTGCCGACGTACCGGGCTTCATGATCGGCACCGCCGTCGAGAGGCAGGGCATCATCCGCCACGGCGCCAAGATGATCTCGGCCGTCTCCGAGGCCACGGTGCCGAAAATCTCGGTCGTAGTGCGCAAGGCCTACGGCGCCGGGCTCTACGCGATGGCCGGCCCGGCCTTCGAGCCGGATTCCTGCATCGCCCTGACCAATGCTTCGATCGCCGTGATGGGCCCGCAAGCCGCGGTCAACGCGGTCTTCTACAACCAGATCCAGGCGATCGAGGACGAAGGCGAGCGCGAGCAGTTTGTCAAGGAGAAACGCGAGGAATACGCCAAGGGTGTCGACCTGCTCCACCTCGCTTCGGAGATGGTGATCGACGCCGTGATCGATCCCGAGACGCTGCGCGAGGAACTGATCAGCCGCTTCACCCTGGCCGAGGGCCGTGACCGCTCGTTCACCGAGCGCCGGTCTCCGATTACGCCGGCTTGA
- a CDS encoding helix-turn-helix domain-containing protein: MKGGWDFLTNHAHVLLCVAHDPGIRLRDIAVTVGVTERSAHKILSQLVDEGYVNKERTGRRNSYTVQHDMPLKGPLDEEQEVGELLNLLLKPA; this comes from the coding sequence ATGAAGGGAGGATGGGACTTCCTGACCAACCATGCGCACGTGCTGCTTTGCGTTGCGCACGACCCCGGAATCCGCCTGCGCGACATCGCCGTCACGGTAGGTGTCACCGAGCGCAGCGCCCACAAGATCCTCAGTCAGCTGGTCGACGAGGGCTACGTCAACAAGGAGCGGACCGGACGCCGGAACAGCTACACGGTCCAGCACGACATGCCGCTCAAGGGTCCGCTGGACGAAGAGCAGGAGGTCGGCGAACTGCTGAACCTGCTGCTCAAGCCGGCGTAA
- a CDS encoding DUF3494 domain-containing protein has protein sequence MALIFMLVLPGASTAATKVGLGTAASYGVLAGSGVTNTGSSVINGDLGTDPTPAITGFGGPPDGTVNGVIHQADAASAIAKDDLTTAYNDAAGQGPANKFATELGGQTLTPGVYNSASGTFGITGTLTLNGQGNSDSVFIFKTASTLISASASDIRLINGAQACRIFWKVGSSATLGTSSDFMGNILALQSISLGNAVDVQGRLLARNGAVTLINDTVTRAECAASGGGGGGGGGGGGGGGGGGGGGGGGNGGPGVPGGPTARIPRYPSQGSPGVPGAPCMSKGFRAHFRIHAPSGVRTAKVFLDGKVIKRSSKRKFSAWVNVKSVKRGGNRIRLSAVDNNGNRDSDTRKFKRCARVLPTATFPDFTG, from the coding sequence GTGGCGCTGATTTTCATGCTGGTCTTGCCGGGCGCATCAACCGCGGCGACCAAAGTCGGCCTCGGAACGGCGGCGTCTTACGGCGTGCTCGCCGGCTCCGGCGTGACCAATACCGGCTCCAGCGTGATCAACGGCGACCTCGGCACTGATCCCACGCCCGCGATCACCGGTTTCGGTGGACCTCCTGACGGAACGGTCAACGGTGTCATCCACCAGGCCGACGCGGCCTCCGCGATCGCCAAGGACGACCTGACTACGGCCTATAACGATGCCGCCGGCCAGGGTCCGGCGAACAAATTCGCAACTGAACTCGGCGGCCAGACCCTGACCCCGGGCGTCTACAACTCCGCTTCGGGAACTTTCGGGATCACCGGCACCCTGACCCTTAACGGCCAGGGCAACTCGGACTCGGTTTTCATCTTCAAGACCGCGAGCACGCTGATCAGTGCTTCGGCTTCTGACATCCGGCTGATCAACGGCGCCCAGGCATGCCGGATCTTCTGGAAGGTCGGTTCCTCGGCCACGCTCGGCACCAGCTCGGACTTCATGGGCAACATCCTGGCGCTTCAGTCGATCTCCCTCGGCAATGCGGTTGACGTCCAGGGTCGTTTGCTCGCCCGGAACGGAGCCGTGACCCTGATCAACGACACGGTTACCCGCGCTGAATGCGCCGCTTCCGGTGGTGGCGGCGGCGGCGGTGGTGGCGGCGGTGGCGGCGGCGGTGGTGGCGGTGGCGGCGGTGGCGGCGGCAACGGCGGTCCCGGAGTTCCCGGCGGTCCGACCGCACGTATCCCGAGGTACCCCAGTCAGGGCAGCCCCGGAGTTCCCGGTGCGCCCTGCATGAGCAAGGGCTTCCGCGCCCACTTCCGGATCCACGCCCCGTCGGGCGTTCGTACGGCCAAGGTTTTCCTCGACGGCAAAGTGATCAAGCGCAGCTCAAAGCGGAAGTTCTCCGCCTGGGTGAACGTCAAGAGCGTGAAGCGTGGCGGCAACAGGATCCGGCTCAGCGCAGTCGACAACAACGGCAACCGCGATTCGGACACCCGCAAGTTCAAGCGTTGCGCGAGGGTGTTGCCCACGGCGACGTTCCCGGACTTCACGGGCTGA
- a CDS encoding L,D-transpeptidase: protein MPNVMKPLARTTAALIAAVVLAGVATPADASQGLRGSVRISNEHTLTRWAHPAKVMPIRRRPRSSSHQIVSTHFLTEDRFPEVYIVLRRWTDRHGRNWVKIRIPMRPNGKVGWVREYALGPLNIVYTKLIVNRSAMRATLYRHGNRILRVRVGVGKPSTPTPKGHFWIREKFRVHEQGGPYGPAAFGTSDYSVLSDWPGGGIIGIHGTNEPELIPGNPSHGCIRMKNGAIRRLWKKMPIGTPLLIHH from the coding sequence TTGCCGAACGTGATGAAGCCTCTGGCCAGGACGACCGCCGCGTTGATCGCGGCGGTCGTCCTGGCCGGCGTGGCGACTCCCGCCGATGCATCCCAGGGACTGAGGGGCAGCGTTCGCATTTCGAACGAGCACACGCTCACCCGCTGGGCGCATCCGGCGAAGGTCATGCCGATCCGCCGGCGGCCGCGGTCGAGCTCCCATCAGATCGTCTCGACGCACTTCCTCACCGAAGACCGTTTTCCGGAGGTGTACATCGTCCTGCGTCGCTGGACTGATCGGCACGGAAGGAACTGGGTCAAGATCAGGATCCCGATGCGGCCCAACGGTAAGGTCGGCTGGGTTCGTGAGTACGCGCTCGGCCCGCTGAACATTGTCTACACGAAGCTGATCGTCAACCGGAGTGCCATGCGGGCCACCCTTTACCGGCACGGCAACAGAATTCTCAGGGTGCGGGTGGGGGTCGGCAAGCCTTCGACCCCGACGCCCAAGGGGCATTTCTGGATCCGCGAGAAGTTCCGGGTCCACGAGCAGGGCGGTCCTTACGGACCAGCTGCCTTCGGCACCAGCGACTATTCGGTGCTGAGCGACTGGCCCGGTGGCGGCATCATCGGCATCCACGGAACCAACGAGCCGGAACTGATCCCCGGCAACCCGTCCCACGGCTGCATCCGCATGAAGAACGGCGCGATCCGGCGGCTCTGGAAGAAGATGCCGATCGGCACACCGCTGCTGATCCACCACTGA
- a CDS encoding phosphatase PAP2 family protein produces the protein MPLAVQRLIFVAFTCAVGVALLALFFYGSARFNHYDSTLTAHLLAPTGSARERLAEATSAGGNFGPLALGLLLVVGLGLIWKRPWYLLAGVAVFVLANASTQIMKLVLAHPRLQGALGVSYPIGIGYPSGHTTGALSLGFALWVTAPPRWRGWAALFGLVYATAVGLGVIIAGWHFISDVIGAILVVGFWAALVLAALVQANQETPADWLPRSELGPKPAK, from the coding sequence ATGCCCCTCGCCGTCCAGCGCCTGATCTTCGTCGCTTTCACCTGTGCCGTCGGCGTGGCGCTGCTGGCGCTGTTCTTCTACGGCTCGGCCCGCTTCAACCACTACGACAGCACGCTGACCGCGCACCTGCTGGCGCCTACCGGGTCGGCCCGCGAGCGGCTGGCCGAAGCGACCTCGGCCGGCGGCAACTTCGGCCCCCTCGCGCTCGGGCTGCTGCTGGTCGTCGGCCTCGGCCTGATCTGGAAGCGCCCCTGGTACCTGCTGGCCGGCGTCGCTGTATTCGTCCTCGCCAATGCCTCGACCCAGATCATGAAGCTGGTCCTGGCCCATCCCCGACTACAGGGTGCGCTCGGCGTCAGCTATCCGATCGGGATCGGATATCCCAGCGGCCACACGACCGGCGCCCTGTCGCTGGGCTTCGCACTCTGGGTCACGGCCCCGCCACGATGGCGCGGCTGGGCGGCCCTGTTCGGCCTGGTCTACGCGACGGCCGTCGGCCTCGGCGTGATCATCGCCGGCTGGCATTTCATCAGCGACGTGATCGGAGCGATCCTGGTGGTCGGATTCTGGGCAGCCCTGGTCCTGGCAGCCCTGGTCCAGGCGAATCAGGAGACCCCAGCCGACTGGCTCCCCCGGAGCGAGCTGGGCCCCAAACCGGCGAAGTGA